One region of Rhodophyticola sp. CCM32 genomic DNA includes:
- a CDS encoding DUF2798 domain-containing protein, with product MIPARFSQILFGLIVSGFMSLLVSGIATHRATGLVDGFVGIWVVSWVHSWAVAFPTIMIASPIARRLVARMVREDN from the coding sequence ATGATCCCCGCCCGTTTTTCCCAAATCCTGTTTGGCCTGATCGTTTCAGGGTTTATGTCATTGCTGGTATCCGGCATCGCCACCCATCGCGCGACAGGGCTGGTTGACGGGTTTGTCGGCATCTGGGTGGTGTCCTGGGTGCATTCCTGGGCGGTGGCCTTTCCCACGATCATGATCGCCAGCCCGATTGCCCGGCGTCTGGTGGCCCGCATGGTCCGCGAAGACAACTGA
- a CDS encoding DUF58 domain-containing protein yields MSDTALHTPATLRSRSEAVAQSLPPLMADAQHLAATILLGNHGRRRAGTGDEFWQYRPAESGDAYRSIDWRRSARADSHFVRQTEWQAAQSVMIGVDDAASMTFTGAASRPSKLRRAQTLAMALGILAVRGGERVGLTHLADPPRGGEAQLIRMAAALMDSHEPGDYGAPKPRSLPAGSRAVFFSDFMGDPALTETVLGQAADRGVKGALVQVLDPHEELFPYDGRTVFESMSGAIRFETLKAKSLKTAYLERLAARKARLKDMTRRTGWRYLCHHTDRPAEPALLWLYQTLDRAR; encoded by the coding sequence TTGAGCGATACGGCCCTTCATACCCCGGCCACGCTCCGCTCCCGTTCCGAGGCGGTGGCGCAAAGCCTGCCGCCGCTTATGGCGGATGCGCAGCATCTGGCCGCCACGATTCTGTTGGGGAACCATGGCCGTCGGCGGGCCGGGACGGGCGATGAATTCTGGCAATACCGCCCGGCGGAATCCGGCGATGCCTATCGCAGCATCGACTGGCGCCGGTCCGCCCGCGCGGACAGCCATTTCGTGCGTCAGACCGAATGGCAGGCCGCGCAATCGGTGATGATTGGTGTGGATGATGCGGCCTCGATGACCTTTACGGGTGCCGCCTCCCGCCCCTCGAAACTGCGCCGGGCCCAGACACTTGCCATGGCGTTGGGCATTCTGGCCGTGCGCGGCGGGGAGCGGGTGGGGCTGACCCATCTGGCGGACCCGCCGCGCGGTGGCGAGGCGCAATTGATCCGCATGGCCGCCGCCCTGATGGACAGTCATGAACCGGGCGATTACGGCGCGCCCAAACCGCGCAGCCTGCCTGCTGGCAGCCGGGCGGTGTTCTTTTCCGATTTCATGGGGGATCCCGCCTTGACGGAAACGGTTCTGGGCCAGGCCGCTGATCGCGGTGTCAAAGGCGCGCTGGTGCAGGTTCTTGACCCCCATGAAGAGCTGTTCCCCTATGACGGGCGCACGGTGTTTGAAAGCATGTCGGGTGCGATCCGTTTTGAAACGCTGAAGGCCAAATCCCTGAAAACCGCCTATCTGGAACGTCTGGCCGCGCGCAAGGCCCGGCTGAAGGATATGACCCGCCGCACCGGCTGGCGTTATTTGTGTCATCACACGGACCGCCCGGCGGAACCGGCCTTGCTGTGGCTTTACCAGACCCTGGACCGGGCCAGATGA
- a CDS encoding DUF4962 domain-containing protein: MPSAAKLPSALPGLEAPEAGRLTVKYAPEDGPVVENPPRFSWLPAGEGVAAYVLRVSADPDFPAGQTWCFTGLPLNFFTPDMVFPPGAYHWSYAVWSPATAGPASAWSISRRFTIPLGLPQTPLPSRTDRYLAAPKTHPRLWLCSDQVAAFRKAVAEDQTHCAWQVFFEKSVTPWMARDILPEPTGYPDGKRSAPIWRQTYIDCQEVLYAIRHLAIGSRITGDDAMQARARDWLLSVAAWSPTGSTARSYTDEWAFRVTVALAWGYDWLHDDLTGADRNLVREALLIRTREIAEHIIHHTALHRLPFDSHAVRAVSAVLVPACIALMDEVPEARGWLDYAIEFLATLYSPWGDVQGGWAEGPHYWMTGMASLTEAATLLKSFMGYDLFQRPFFQHTADFPLYAKAPDTRRGTFGDDSTLGDTVCLKLGHIMRQFAGVTGNGVYQWYCDQVIAADPGTEMMFYNYGWWDLNFDQMTCLHDYGHVTAIPPADIDRLRCFKGIGWACIQHRMAEPDRHIQFNFKSSPFGSVSHSHGDQNAFCLSGFGEDLAVQSGHYIAFNSSMHKVWRRQTRSKNAILINGKGQYAGDDKAMAMASTGRIVTAEDRSDHIFIRGDATQAYRALSPEVTSVLRDIYFIHDRYFVIVDAIEADTEVTIDWLLHANAPMELGDDRFCYSGKSAGFYGQCLWSEAGAPVLTQEVGFPGVDPAEIKGLPVSTCLHATYPKATRHRIATLLVPYPLVRPYRVVSRFDVQNDGCDLHFSDAADQRFKVRVSKAAGIHG, encoded by the coding sequence ATGCCATCGGCTGCCAAACTCCCATCGGCCCTGCCCGGGCTGGAGGCGCCCGAGGCCGGGCGCCTGACGGTGAAATACGCCCCGGAGGATGGCCCCGTGGTCGAAAACCCGCCGCGATTTTCCTGGCTGCCCGCCGGGGAAGGGGTGGCTGCATATGTGCTGCGCGTGTCGGCGGACCCGGATTTTCCTGCTGGACAGACCTGGTGTTTCACGGGTCTGCCGCTGAACTTCTTTACCCCCGATATGGTGTTTCCGCCCGGTGCCTATCACTGGTCATATGCCGTCTGGTCCCCCGCAACTGCGGGTCCTGCCAGTGCGTGGAGCATATCCCGCCGCTTCACCATTCCGCTTGGTCTGCCACAAACGCCGCTGCCTTCCCGCACAGATCGTTATCTGGCTGCCCCCAAAACCCATCCACGTCTCTGGCTGTGCTCTGATCAGGTGGCGGCCTTCCGCAAGGCGGTGGCCGAGGATCAGACCCATTGCGCCTGGCAGGTCTTTTTCGAGAAATCGGTTACGCCCTGGATGGCGCGCGATATCCTGCCGGAACCCACAGGCTATCCCGATGGCAAGCGCAGTGCGCCGATCTGGCGGCAGACCTATATCGACTGTCAGGAGGTGCTCTATGCGATCCGCCATCTGGCGATTGGCAGCAGGATCACCGGTGATGACGCGATGCAGGCCCGGGCCAGGGACTGGCTGCTATCGGTCGCGGCCTGGTCTCCGACGGGCAGCACCGCGCGCAGCTATACGGATGAATGGGCGTTTCGGGTGACTGTGGCGCTCGCCTGGGGGTATGACTGGCTGCATGATGATCTGACGGGTGCGGACCGCAACCTCGTGCGGGAGGCGCTTTTGATCCGCACCCGGGAGATTGCCGAACATATTATCCATCACACAGCACTTCACCGCTTGCCCTTTGACAGCCACGCGGTGCGCGCGGTCTCGGCTGTTCTGGTGCCCGCCTGCATCGCCCTTATGGACGAGGTGCCGGAGGCAAGGGGCTGGCTGGATTACGCCATCGAATTTCTGGCTACGCTTTATTCCCCCTGGGGGGATGTGCAGGGGGGCTGGGCCGAGGGGCCGCATTACTGGATGACCGGCATGGCCAGCCTGACCGAGGCCGCGACCCTGTTGAAAAGTTTCATGGGCTACGACCTGTTCCAGCGGCCTTTCTTTCAGCACACCGCCGATTTCCCGCTATATGCCAAGGCACCCGATACCAGACGGGGCACATTTGGCGATGACAGCACCCTGGGGGATACGGTTTGCCTGAAGCTTGGCCATATCATGCGCCAATTCGCCGGCGTGACCGGCAATGGCGTCTATCAATGGTATTGTGATCAGGTGATCGCGGCCGATCCCGGCACGGAAATGATGTTCTATAATTACGGCTGGTGGGATCTGAACTTTGATCAGATGACCTGTCTGCATGATTATGGCCATGTGACAGCCATCCCGCCCGCCGATATCGACAGGCTGCGCTGTTTCAAAGGTATCGGATGGGCCTGCATTCAACACCGGATGGCAGAGCCGGACCGGCACATTCAGTTCAATTTCAAATCCAGCCCCTTTGGATCGGTCAGCCACAGCCATGGGGATCAGAACGCCTTTTGCCTGTCGGGATTCGGTGAGGATCTGGCGGTTCAGTCAGGTCATTACATTGCGTTCAACAGCTCTATGCACAAGGTTTGGCGGCGGCAGACCCGATCGAAAAACGCCATTCTGATCAATGGAAAAGGTCAATATGCAGGGGATGACAAAGCGATGGCGATGGCCTCCACCGGCCGGATTGTCACCGCCGAGGACCGCAGCGATCATATTTTCATCCGCGGCGACGCGACCCAGGCATATCGCGCCCTGTCCCCCGAGGTGACATCGGTTCTGCGCGATATCTATTTCATCCATGACAGGTATTTCGTGATCGTCGATGCCATTGAAGCCGATACAGAGGTGACAATCGACTGGCTGCTTCACGCCAATGCCCCGATGGAGCTTGGCGATGACAGGTTCTGCTATTCCGGCAAGAGTGCAGGGTTTTATGGTCAGTGCCTGTGGTCCGAGGCCGGGGCGCCGGTCCTGACACAGGAGGTCGGCTTTCCCGGTGTTGACCCGGCCGAGATCAAGGGCCTTCCGGTCAGCACCTGCCTGCATGCGACCTATCCCAAAGCGACCCGCCACCGGATCGCGACGCTTTTGGTCCCATACCCGTTGGTCAGGCCATACCGGGTGGTCAGCCGTTTCGATGTGCAGAATGATGGCTGTGACCTTCATTTCTCTGATGCGGCTGATCAGCGTTTCAAAGTGAGGGTTTCCAAAGCAGCCGGCATCCACGGCTGA
- a CDS encoding DUF4159 domain-containing protein produces the protein MIANLAFSTPLLLTALIALPILWWLLRAVPPAPIRRRFPGVALLLGLKDEDSQSDKTPWWLLLLRMVAIAAAIIGFAGPVLNPEAERAGDGPLLIVMDASWASAGDWQARLDRVDLLLDEAGRAGRPVALAQLGDRPEGPLPLQAANAWAARLPNLAPRPYAPDMAAALDWARGLEGPLEVFWVSDGLDHPGRDDLIDAFQALGPLRVFQGARDVLALTPPQFEDGAIRVRGLRLGSTAPHEVTLTAHGLDPAGIPRELARDRLRFGAGASDAELELSLPPELRNRITRFEISGARSAGAVSLTDDSLQRREIALIAGAPDREGQMLLSPLHFLREALEPTADLLEGALDDLLLASPDVIILADVAQLSPEEEAGVTEWVEAGGLLVRFAGPRLAGSDVARDRMDPLLPVRLREGGRTVGGAMSWGEPKVLRPFPETSPFFGLAIPGDVQVTSQVLAQPDPMLADHTIAALTDGTPLVTRARLGQGSVVLFHVTANAEWSSLPLSGLFVQMLERLAVSTRPVNPAAEDLDGIIWVPEQVLDGFGTLRDAGNHPGVAGHDLAEAPLSADILPGLYAGAERRVARNVIGPDDMLAPAVWTADIPVEGMSIIAPTDLMAAFLTAALAMLMLDALAALWLSGRLSGLVRRAALLILAFGLTPLVAPMADAQDTEEDRLALLATAEITLAYVETGDPRIDEVSRAGLLGLSNTLWQRSSVEPAPPIGVNLETDELAFFPMLYWPVYPDQPLPSEAAYARLNTYLRSGGMIVFDTRDADIGGYGTATPAGRRLRQLAAPLDIPPLEPIPSDHVLTRTFYLLQDFPGRHLSRDVWVEAAPPDAEQVEGMPFRNLNDGVTPVVIGGNDWAAAWAVDDTGRSLFPVGRGFAGERQREIALRFGVNLVMHVLSGNYKSDQVHVPALLDRLGQ, from the coding sequence ATGATCGCCAATCTTGCTTTTTCCACGCCGCTTCTGCTGACCGCCCTTATCGCGCTGCCGATCCTGTGGTGGCTGCTGCGTGCGGTGCCGCCTGCGCCGATCCGTCGGCGGTTTCCCGGTGTGGCCCTGCTTCTGGGTCTCAAGGATGAGGACAGCCAGTCGGATAAAACCCCCTGGTGGCTTTTGCTGTTGCGGATGGTTGCAATTGCCGCCGCGATCATCGGATTTGCCGGTCCGGTGCTGAACCCCGAGGCAGAGCGCGCGGGCGATGGCCCTTTGCTGATCGTCATGGATGCCTCCTGGGCCAGTGCGGGTGACTGGCAGGCGCGGCTTGACCGGGTGGATCTGCTGCTGGATGAGGCGGGGCGTGCGGGTCGGCCCGTGGCGCTGGCCCAATTGGGTGACAGGCCCGAAGGCCCGTTGCCCTTGCAGGCTGCCAATGCCTGGGCTGCGCGGCTTCCGAACCTTGCGCCTCGACCTTACGCACCGGATATGGCCGCCGCCCTCGACTGGGCCCGGGGGCTGGAGGGCCCGCTGGAGGTGTTCTGGGTCTCTGACGGGCTGGATCATCCCGGCCGGGATGACCTGATCGACGCGTTTCAGGCGCTTGGCCCGTTGCGGGTGTTTCAGGGCGCGCGGGATGTGCTGGCCCTGACCCCGCCGCAATTTGAAGATGGTGCGATCCGTGTGCGGGGCCTGCGACTTGGGTCCACCGCACCGCATGAGGTGACCCTGACCGCCCATGGCCTCGACCCTGCGGGCATCCCCCGCGAACTGGCCCGTGACAGGCTGCGATTTGGTGCAGGCGCGAGCGACGCGGAATTGGAGCTGAGCCTGCCGCCGGAACTGCGCAACCGGATCACCCGGTTTGAAATCAGCGGCGCGCGCAGTGCCGGGGCGGTCTCGCTGACCGATGACAGTTTGCAACGCCGTGAAATCGCGCTGATCGCCGGGGCGCCGGATCGGGAAGGGCAGATGCTGCTGTCGCCGCTGCATTTCCTGCGCGAGGCGCTGGAGCCCACCGCCGATCTGCTGGAGGGTGCGCTGGATGATCTGCTTCTGGCCAGCCCGGATGTGATCATTCTGGCCGATGTGGCGCAACTCAGCCCCGAGGAAGAGGCCGGGGTCACCGAATGGGTTGAGGCCGGGGGCCTGCTGGTCCGCTTTGCCGGGCCACGGCTTGCCGGGTCTGACGTGGCGCGGGATCGGATGGACCCGCTGCTGCCTGTCCGGCTCAGGGAAGGCGGGCGCACCGTTGGCGGCGCGATGAGCTGGGGGGAGCCGAAGGTGCTGCGCCCGTTCCCGGAAACATCGCCGTTTTTCGGTTTGGCGATCCCGGGGGATGTGCAGGTCACCAGCCAGGTTCTGGCCCAGCCCGACCCGATGCTGGCCGATCACACCATTGCGGCCCTGACCGATGGCACGCCGCTGGTCACCCGCGCACGTCTGGGGCAGGGCAGTGTTGTGCTGTTCCATGTCACCGCCAATGCGGAATGGTCCAGCCTGCCGCTTTCAGGATTGTTCGTGCAGATGCTGGAACGGCTTGCGGTGTCCACCCGGCCGGTAAACCCGGCGGCTGAGGATCTGGATGGCATCATCTGGGTGCCCGAACAGGTGCTGGACGGGTTTGGCACACTGCGCGATGCGGGCAATCATCCGGGTGTTGCGGGCCATGATCTGGCCGAGGCGCCGCTTTCCGCCGATATCCTGCCCGGTCTTTATGCCGGGGCCGAACGCCGGGTTGCGCGCAATGTCATCGGACCTGACGACATGCTGGCCCCGGCTGTCTGGACCGCCGATATCCCGGTGGAGGGGATGTCGATCATCGCCCCCACGGATCTGATGGCGGCCTTTCTTACCGCAGCGCTGGCGATGTTGATGCTGGATGCGCTTGCCGCGCTCTGGCTGTCGGGGCGTCTGTCCGGCCTGGTGCGGCGCGCGGCCCTGCTGATCCTCGCCTTTGGCCTGACGCCGCTTGTTGCGCCCATGGCCGACGCGCAGGACACCGAGGAGGACAGGCTGGCCCTTCTGGCCACAGCTGAAATCACACTGGCCTATGTGGAAACCGGTGACCCACGGATTGACGAGGTCAGCCGGGCGGGGCTTCTGGGCCTGTCCAACACGCTTTGGCAGCGCAGTTCGGTGGAACCGGCGCCCCCGATCGGCGTCAATCTGGAAACCGATGAACTGGCCTTTTTCCCGATGCTGTACTGGCCGGTCTACCCCGATCAGCCGCTGCCGTCAGAAGCGGCCTATGCACGGCTCAACACCTATCTTCGTTCCGGCGGGATGATCGTGTTCGACACCCGCGATGCGGATATCGGCGGGTATGGCACGGCGACACCGGCGGGTCGCAGGCTGCGCCAGCTGGCCGCGCCCTTGGATATTCCGCCGCTGGAGCCGATCCCGTCTGACCATGTTCTGACCCGCACCTTCTATCTGTTGCAGGATTTTCCAGGCCGTCATCTCAGCCGCGATGTCTGGGTGGAGGCCGCCCCGCCGGATGCGGAACAGGTGGAAGGCATGCCGTTCCGCAATCTCAATGATGGGGTCACGCCTGTGGTGATTGGTGGCAATGACTGGGCTGCGGCCTGGGCCGTGGATGACACGGGCCGGTCGCTATTTCCGGTGGGCCGGGGCTTTGCCGGCGAACGCCAGCGCGAGATTGCGCTGCGGTTCGGGGTCAATCTGGTGATGCATGTGCTCAGCGGGAATTACAAATCCGATCAGGTGCATGTGCCCGCACTCCTTGACCGGTTGGGGCAATAG
- a CDS encoding helix-turn-helix transcriptional regulator, with amino-acid sequence MRRADRLFQIVQLLRSGKLITARHLADTLEVSERTIYRDIAHLVGSGLPIDGEAGLGYLMRAGYDLPPLMFTTDEIVALTAGARMIRAWGGAAMVKGAEQALDKITSVLPDDTRARAEAVAIHARPRADMTETVRRIIDQLEAAVTRRERITMAYSDEAGQKTKRTVRPIGLWYWGPVWTLIGWCELRQDFRMFRLDRIGTAEGAGPFETEPGQSLQDFYAQQAARHGC; translated from the coding sequence ATGCGACGCGCCGACCGCCTGTTTCAGATCGTCCAGCTTCTCCGCTCGGGTAAGCTGATCACCGCCCGCCATCTGGCGGATACGCTGGAAGTGTCTGAACGCACGATTTATCGTGATATCGCCCATCTTGTGGGCTCTGGCCTGCCGATTGATGGCGAGGCCGGGCTGGGATATCTGATGCGCGCGGGCTATGACCTGCCGCCGCTGATGTTCACCACGGATGAAATTGTGGCCCTGACCGCGGGCGCGCGGATGATCCGTGCCTGGGGCGGGGCGGCAATGGTCAAAGGCGCCGAACAGGCGCTGGACAAGATCACCAGTGTTCTGCCCGATGACACCCGCGCCCGGGCCGAGGCCGTCGCCATACATGCCCGGCCGCGCGCAGATATGACCGAAACCGTCCGCCGGATCATCGACCAGCTTGAGGCCGCCGTGACCCGGCGCGAGCGGATTACCATGGCCTATTCCGATGAGGCCGGACAAAAGACAAAGCGCACGGTTCGCCCCATCGGCCTGTGGTATTGGGGCCCGGTCTGGACCTTGATCGGCTGGTGTGAATTGCGGCAGGATTTCCGCATGTTCCGGCTGGACCGGATCGGAACCGCCGAAGGTGCAGGGCCATTCGAGACCGAACCGGGCCAGAGCCTGCAGGATTTTTATGCGCAGCAAGCGGCCCGGCACGGCTGCTAG
- a CDS encoding DUF1285 domain-containing protein: MSAQNIVTPDAESLMASAKAAQKDGKLPPVHLWDPPFCGDLDMEIKRDGTWFYNGTPIGRAPLVRLFSSILKLEKGKYFLVTPVEKVGIRVQDAPFVAVDFETAGNGPDQIITFTTHVGDTVIAGPDNPIRVQRDARGEPSPYVMVRGGMEALIDRKSFYRLVDLGEAYPVDEVDWFGVWSGGLFFPIIPVAELEI, from the coding sequence ATGTCCGCACAAAACATTGTGACCCCCGACGCGGAAAGCCTGATGGCATCCGCCAAAGCCGCCCAAAAAGATGGCAAATTACCGCCTGTGCATCTGTGGGATCCCCCGTTTTGCGGCGACCTGGATATGGAGATCAAACGCGACGGGACCTGGTTTTACAACGGCACACCGATCGGGCGCGCGCCTTTGGTACGGCTTTTCTCATCAATCCTGAAACTGGAAAAGGGCAAGTATTTTCTGGTCACACCGGTGGAAAAGGTCGGCATCCGGGTTCAGGATGCCCCCTTTGTCGCGGTGGATTTTGAGACGGCGGGGAACGGCCCGGACCAGATCATCACCTTCACCACCCATGTGGGCGATACGGTGATCGCAGGGCCCGACAACCCGATCCGCGTGCAGCGCGATGCGCGCGGCGAACCCTCCCCCTATGTCATGGTGCGCGGGGGTATGGAGGCGCTGATCGACCGCAAAAGCTTCTACCGGCTGGTCGATCTGGGGGAGGCATATCCGGTTGATGAGGTTGACTGGTTCGGGGTCTGGTCGGGCGGTCTTTTCTTTCCGATCATCCCGGTCGCGGAACTGGAGATATAG
- a CDS encoding AAA family ATPase — MPEPENLVAEIERLGGQLAEARASIATKIIGQQSVVDLSLAAMLSGGHALLMGLPGLGKTLLVDTLSTVMGLSANRIQFTPDLMPADILGSEVLETAGDGARSFRFIEGPVFCQLLMADEINRASPRTQSALLQAMQEMEVTIAGVHHNLPRPFHVLATQNPIEQEGTYPLPEAQLDRFLVKIDVDYPDRDTERGILLATTGRTEAEAVRVFTPEALMAAQQIVRQMPVGEAVVELILDLVRACRPEDDSAPQGVRDTVAWGPGPRAAQALMLTVRARALLDGRLAPSAEDVAALAKSVLSHRMALSFAARAEGAELDQVIREVTERVTRVEAAA, encoded by the coding sequence ATGCCTGAGCCTGAAAACCTTGTGGCCGAGATTGAACGCCTTGGGGGCCAACTGGCCGAAGCCAGGGCCAGCATCGCCACAAAGATCATTGGTCAGCAAAGCGTGGTGGACCTGTCACTGGCGGCCATGCTTTCGGGCGGTCATGCCTTGCTGATGGGTCTGCCGGGGCTGGGCAAGACATTGCTGGTCGATACCCTGTCGACGGTCATGGGCCTGTCTGCCAACCGTATCCAGTTCACGCCCGATCTGATGCCTGCCGATATCCTGGGCTCGGAAGTTCTGGAAACCGCCGGCGATGGCGCCCGGTCTTTCCGGTTCATCGAAGGGCCGGTTTTCTGCCAGCTTCTGATGGCCGATGAGATCAACCGCGCCTCGCCCCGGACCCAATCGGCCCTGTTGCAGGCGATGCAGGAGATGGAGGTGACCATCGCCGGTGTGCATCACAATCTGCCGCGCCCGTTCCATGTGCTGGCAACCCAGAACCCGATTGAGCAGGAAGGCACCTACCCCCTGCCCGAAGCGCAGCTGGACCGGTTTCTGGTGAAAATCGACGTGGATTACCCGGATCGGGACACTGAACGGGGCATCCTGCTGGCCACCACCGGCAGGACAGAGGCAGAGGCTGTCCGGGTGTTCACGCCCGAGGCCCTGATGGCCGCGCAGCAGATTGTCCGCCAGATGCCCGTGGGTGAGGCGGTGGTCGAGTTGATCCTGGATCTGGTCCGTGCCTGCCGCCCCGAAGATGACAGCGCCCCGCAAGGGGTGCGCGATACGGTGGCCTGGGGCCCCGGCCCCCGCGCCGCGCAGGCCCTGATGCTGACAGTTCGCGCCCGGGCGCTGCTGGATGGACGGCTGGCCCCCTCGGCCGAGGATGTGGCGGCCCTGGCGAAATCCGTTCTCAGCCACCGTATGGCGCTTAGCTTTGCGGCCCGCGCCGAAGGGGCAGAGCTTGATCAGGTCATCCGTGAGGTCACCGAACGGGTCACCCGTGTCGAGGCCGCAGCTTGA
- a CDS encoding VOC family protein gives MPVHPKNTACWFEIPVRDLDRSVAFYNAVLDTDMTIDTSGPNPMAVFPYQDPATGTSGHIYPGTPSENGPTVHLVAPDSLAATRKRVEAAGGKAESPDIAIPAGAFFYARDPDGNSIGFFQYAS, from the coding sequence ATGCCCGTACATCCCAAAAACACCGCCTGCTGGTTCGAAATTCCGGTCCGTGATCTGGACCGCTCCGTTGCTTTCTATAACGCGGTGCTCGACACTGATATGACCATCGACACCAGCGGCCCGAACCCGATGGCCGTTTTCCCCTATCAGGACCCGGCTACCGGCACATCCGGCCATATTTACCCCGGCACGCCGTCGGAAAACGGCCCCACCGTGCATCTGGTCGCCCCTGACAGTCTGGCCGCGACCCGCAAACGGGTTGAAGCGGCGGGCGGCAAGGCGGAAAGCCCAGATATCGCTATCCCTGCCGGGGCGTTTTTCTATGCCCGCGACCCGGATGGGAATTCGATCGGTTTCTTCCAATACGCCTCCTGA